In the genome of Candidatus Binatia bacterium, the window TTCATCTCCCGAAAGAACTGGTCGTCGCTAATTAAATTTCCTTCGATGTAAAGTTGGACCGATTCGCCCATATGCTGGTCGATGGAGCTCAACACGCTCCAGCGGTCCTGCGGCACCGTCATTGTTCCCCGGGTCCGGTCGCCCCGCAGGAACTCGTTAAAATATGAAGCCGCCAAACTGCCCTGGTCTACGAGGCTCGCTCGGTAGCGATACTCCGCAAGCGCACCCACACGCGCAGATGTTTCCACATCGAGCGCCAAGCTTGCTTCCCGAGTGGGGTCGATGGCCCAATAAAATGGCACGATCGTCTGGAATCCCCTTTGGTTTGAAGCACCGAACCGCGGCATCAAGAAGCCGCTTTGGCGCTCACGCTGCACCGGGAACAGTGCGCGCGGCAAGTAGACGACTGGCACGTCCAAAATGTTGAACGTCGCCCCGCGGGCAACCGCGTAGCCATCGACGGTCACATCCAGCTCTTTCGCCGCGATGCTCCAGCTTTGCCGTCCCTCTTCGCAGTTGCACGTCGTGAACCGGCCGTTGACGATGCGATACCGCTGTCCCGCGAACTTTTCGATCGAGCTGCCCCAAAGCGAGTACTGCAACTTTCGCGAACGAATCGCTGCGCCTCTTAAGTTGCCGACTTCCTGTTCGAGGTCGATACGAGCACGGTCGGCAAAGAGAACGCCTTCCGGACTGTCCAGGCGGACTTCACCTTCGGCAGAAACGACAGACGTCGAACGCTCTACCTCCACCCGCTCTGCCCTGAGCTCAACGTCACCGTAACGGATTACCACATTGCCGCTGGCGGTAACGAGGTCCCGCTCACGGTTGTAGGTCAGTGCATCCGCCTCGACTTGAACCGGCAGATTCGATGGGAGTTCTTGTGCTCGCCCGAGCGACGCGAGCGCACTTGCCACTCCAAGCCAAATTGCCACCGCCAGCCCAACCCGGGCACACACCGACTACTCCTCATACGCCCGCGCGCGCGTTCGCCAGCCCTTCCCAAGCCCGCTCGCCCACAGCGGTGAGCGATCGTACCGCCCCGACCAAAAACAAAGAACCGGTAACCAAAATAGCGTCGCCTGGATCGACGGTAGCGAGCAAGCCTTCGAAGGCGCGGCGCGGATCCTCTTCTACACGAACCTGCGTTCGTTCACGCCATACCGAGGCCACCCGCTCCGGGTCCGCGCTACGACGGGGAAGCGGGCGGGTGACGATGACGCTCGCCACGTGAGGGGCGAGAAGCTCGACCATTTCGGGCCAATCCTTGTCTGCCATGACGCCGAAGAGCAAGTGCACACGGCGTCCTTGGGTACATTCTGGCAATGCCGTCAGCAAAGCCCGAACCCCGTCGAGGTTATGAGCTCCGTCGAGAATCACCAACGGATTTTCACCCACGACCTCCAAGCGGCCTGGCCAATGCACACCCTCCAGACCGGCCCGCCAAACATATGGAGACCACTGCAGCGCTTCAGGCAGGGCTTGAGCTGCCGCCACTGCCACCGCGGCATTGCCGCACTGGTGCCAACCACGCAGGGCAAGGGTAACGTTGGTCAGTTCGCCCCGCGGTCCACGGAACGACCAACAGCGATCCGTGCCTGACCAGTCGAAGTCCGTTCCTGCCCGCCAAACTCGAGCGCCCTGGGCTCGCGCCCGCTGCAAGATCACAACCTCCGCCTCGGGGGGGACTCTGCCAACAACCACGGGAACGCCCGGCTTGATGATGCCCGCCTTCTCCGCTGCAATCGAAGCCAGCGAGCGGCCGAGGAATTCTTGGTGGTCGAACCCAATGCTGGTGATCACCGCAACCTCGGGCACCACAACGTTCGTCGCATCGAGGCGCCCGCCCAGACCCGTCTCGATCACGGCCAAGGGGACCTCACAATCCGCAAAGTACTGAAATGCCAGAACTGTAGTGAATTCGAAGAATGTCAGGTCGATCCCGCGCAAGGTCGCTGCACGGTGGACGTCACGCGCCAAGCGAACCACCTCTTCCGGACAGATTTCCGCCTCGCCTACGCGAATGCGCTCGGTAAACCGCACGAGGTGGGGCGAAGTGTACAAGCCCGCACGCAGCCCCGCGGCGCCGGCCATGGCGTGCAGCATGGCGGCGACAGAACCCTTCCCGTTGGTTCCCGCAATGTGGATCACCGGGTACTTTCGTTCGGGGTGACCAAGCCCCTGCAGTACCAGCTCGACGCGCTCGAGCTTGAAATCCATCCCCTTTCGGGCCTCGAGAGCGAACAACCAATCCAAGAGCTCTTGGTACGTGGTTGCAATCATTGCGACATCCCGTCCAGCTCAAGATGTTGCCGCTATGGAACGCCGTACATCCTTGACTGCACTTTTCAGTCGGCGCACAAAACTCGTCACTTCATCGGCCAATCCCCGACTTCCGCGGTGTTGGTCCACCAAGCGCATAATCGCACTTCCCACAACGACTGCGTCAGCAAACTCTGCTACCGCCGCCGCTTGTTCCGCCGTAGAAATCCCGAACCCCACACCAATGGGAAGAGCCGTGCGCTCGCGCAGAGATAAGACGACGGGCCGTACCTCCCAAGGCTGCACGGGCTTTACCCCGGTGACACCCGTAACGGAAACGTAGTAAATGAACCCAGCGGCGTGCTGCAAAACCACCTGCACGCGTTCCGGCCCGCTAGTCGGTGCCAGCAAACAAACAAAGTGGATGCCGGCCGGACGCGTCCACTGCAACAACTCACCCGCTTCGTCTGGCGGCAGGTCGACCACCAGCAAGCCATCGACGCCCGCACGCGCAGCATCGCGTGCGAAAGCTTCCAGGCCGTAGCGAAAGATTGGGTTGTAGTAGCCGTATAAGACGATCGGCGTATCCGAATGCCGGCGAAATTCCTGCACGACTTCGAGAGCGCGGGGCAATGTGGCTCCTGCACGTAGCCCGATCTCCAGCGAGTGCTGCAACACTGGGCCATCGGCAGTCGGGTCCGAAAACGGCACCCCGAGCTCGATCAAATCTGCCCCGGCCTCTTCTACCTTGCGCATCAGGAGGAGGGTGGTTTCCAGGTCCGGGTCTCCCAACGTCAGAAATGGAACGAGAGCCACCTCGCCCTGGGCGCGCAGCGCGTCAAAAACTCGATCGATGCGATTCAACTGCGGTGCGCTTATCCCAACCGCCAAAGTTCGCGCCCTGTCCTCCCTCACAGCGTCACCCCCAGTGCCTGCGCTACGGTGCCCATATCCTTGTCCCCACGGCCAGACAGGTTGACCACGATGATCTGATCGCGGGCCAGCGTCGGCGCCAGTTTCGCCGCATAAGCAACCGCGTGCGCGCTCTCCAACGCCGGAATGATCCCCTCGCATTGCGAGAGCAGTTGGAAGGCCTCCAAGGCGTCGTCGTCGGTGACCGCGACGTACTGCGCCCGACCCGTGAAGTGCAGATACGCGTGCTCGGGCCCGACTCCGGGGTAGTCCAAACCAGCCGAAATGGAGTGTGCAGGCCGAATTTGACCCATCTCATCCTGCAAAATGTAGGTTTTCTTCCCGTGCAAAATTCCAATGGTCCCGGCACTGATGGACGCGGCGTGCTCTCCCGTGTGCAAACCCTTGCCCCCGCCTTCCACGCCCACGAGTCGCACGTCGGGATCGTCGAGAAAGGGGTAAAAGAGTCCCATCGCATTGCTTCCGCCACCCACACAGGCAATCAGGTAGTCCGGCAAGCGGCCTTCGCGCCGCAGGATTTGGCGGCGGGTCTCTTTGCCAATGACCGATTGAAAGTCACGCACGATCATCGGGTAGGGATGGGCCGACATCGTCGATCCGACCAAATAATAGGTCGTCTCGACATGAGTCACCCAATCCCGGAGGGCTTCATTGATGGCGTCTTTGAGCGTGGCGCTACCCGCAGAAACCGCACGAACCTGCGCACCCAAGAGTTTCATCCGAAACACGTTGAGGGACTGCCGCTGAACATCCCCGCTGCCCATAAATACTTCACAGGGGAACCCCAACAAAGCCGCCACCGTTGCCGTGGCCACGCCGTGCTGGCCAGCGCCGGTCTCGGCAATCAGGCGTTGCTTGCCCATCCGGCGGGCCAACAATGCCTGCCCGAGCGCGTTATTGATCTTGTGCGAGCCGGTGTGACACAAGTCCTCTCGTTTGAGATAAATCTTCGCCCCTCCGAGCTTGGCGGTGAGTCGTTCGGCGAAATACAGGGGCGTCTCCCGGCCCGCGTAATCGCGCAGGTAAGCTTGCAATTCTTGGCGAAAGCTCCGATCACGTGCGATCCGTCGGTACGCCCGCTCGAGCTCAATGAGCGCCGGCATGAGCGTTTCCGCCACATACCGCCCGCCAAAAATTCCGAAGTGCCCCCGCCGGTCAGGCAGATTTTGCATTCTGAACGAACCTCCTTAAGGCGTCCGCATCTTTCACGCCCGGACTGCTTTCCACACCACTGGCGACATCGACGGCAAACGGACGAACCACGCGCACGGCTTGGGCGACGTTTTCCGCACGCAATCCACCAGCCAGAATCAACGGTTGCTCCACCGGCAAGCGCGCAATCTCCATCCAGTCGGCAGTTTCTCCCGTGCCGCCGAACTGACCTGGCACATGTGCATCGATCAACAGGAAATCGACGGGGTAACTGCGGGCCCTCTCCCAATCCTCTCGCGTGCGCAGGCGGATCGCTTTAATCACCGGCCACCGCCATCCGGTGCAGTAGTCCGGCGGCTCGTCCCCGTGGAACTGCAAGAGGTCGAGCTCCAGGCTCGCCGCCGTTTCCTCCACTTCATCCCGCGTGGCTCCGACGAACACGCCCACGACCTGCACGTGCGAGGGGACAGCGGCGAGAATCTCGCAAGCTCGATCCTTGGTCACAAACCGCGGGCTCCGCGGGTAAAAATTTAGCCCGATCCAATCTGCTCCTGCTTCCGCAGCAGCCATCGCATCCTCAGGCCTTGTGACACCGCAAATTTTGACCACGACCATGTGCCCAATTGGTTCTCAGGCCAACAACGCGGCAAGTTTGGCCGCGGGGTCGTTCGCCCGTACCAGTGCTTCCCCGATCAGAAATGCGTGCACCCCCGCACGCTCCAAGCGCTCAATGTCGTCCCGGCTGTCGATCCCGCTTTCTGCAACAAGAATCAAGCCGTCTTGGTGCCGAACTCGCGCCGCCACCCGCTCGGTGACGCCCAACGAGGTAACAAACGTTCCCAGGTCGCGGTTATTGACGCCGATCAACCGAGCTCCAGCCGCCAGGGCAACCTCCAATTCTCCTTCGCCATGGACCTCGACGAGCGCAGCAAGTCCTAAGGCCGTCGCCCCTTCAATGAGCTCACGCAACAGATCGGTCGCGAGCGCTCGCACAATCAGCAACACCGCATCCGCGCCATACGCACGCGCTTCGTGTAACTGGTAGGGGTCGAACAGAAAATCCTTGCGCAACAGCGGTAGCCGCACCGCTCGGCGGATTGCCTGCAGGTGCTGCAAATGCCCGAGGAAAAACTGGGTTTCGGTCAGCACCGATATCGCCGCTGCCCCACCAGCCTCGTATGCGCGCGCGAGCCCCACGGGGTTAAAATCCTGTCGCATCACACCCCTAGAGGGCGACGCCTGTTTTACCTCCGCGATGATTGCACGCTGCCGTTGCAAAGCCCCTACGAAATCCCGCCGCGGTTCGTGGTACAACGCAACCTGGGTCAGCTCTGCGAGCGGCACACGCTGCTTTGTGTCCGCCAACTCCGCGCGTTTGGCTTCCAGAATACGATCGAGAATCATCGGTTCGTCCAGGCAATCACCTGTTGGAGTTTTTGCCAAGCGACTCCTCCCACGATCGCCTCGTGTGCTTGCCGTACACCTTCTTCGAGGGTAGCGGCGTGCCCGGCAACGTACAGTGCTGCACCCGCATTGAGCTCGGCTACTTCTGTACAAGGGCCGGGCTCTCCATGGAGAACAGCCTGCATCCGCTCGAGGGCAGTGAGCAGGTCTGGGCACACGAACGCCTCGCGCGGGTA includes:
- a CDS encoding phosphoribosylanthranilate isomerase — encoded protein: MVVVKICGVTRPEDAMAAAEAGADWIGLNFYPRSPRFVTKDRACEILAAVPSHVQVVGVFVGATRDEVEETAASLELDLLQFHGDEPPDYCTGWRWPVIKAIRLRTREDWERARSYPVDFLLIDAHVPGQFGGTGETADWMEIARLPVEQPLILAGGLRAENVAQAVRVVRPFAVDVASGVESSPGVKDADALRRFVQNAKSA
- the trpC gene encoding indole-3-glycerol phosphate synthase TrpC; translation: MILDRILEAKRAELADTKQRVPLAELTQVALYHEPRRDFVGALQRQRAIIAEVKQASPSRGVMRQDFNPVGLARAYEAGGAAAISVLTETQFFLGHLQHLQAIRRAVRLPLLRKDFLFDPYQLHEARAYGADAVLLIVRALATDLLRELIEGATALGLAALVEVHGEGELEVALAAGARLIGVNNRDLGTFVTSLGVTERVAARVRHQDGLILVAESGIDSRDDIERLERAGVHAFLIGEALVRANDPAAKLAALLA
- the trpA gene encoding tryptophan synthase subunit alpha — protein: MNRIDRVFDALRAQGEVALVPFLTLGDPDLETTLLLMRKVEEAGADLIELGVPFSDPTADGPVLQHSLEIGLRAGATLPRALEVVQEFRRHSDTPIVLYGYYNPIFRYGLEAFARDAARAGVDGLLVVDLPPDEAGELLQWTRPAGIHFVCLLAPTSGPERVQVVLQHAAGFIYYVSVTGVTGVKPVQPWEVRPVVLSLRERTALPIGVGFGISTAEQAAAVAEFADAVVVGSAIMRLVDQHRGSRGLADEVTSFVRRLKSAVKDVRRSIAATS
- a CDS encoding bifunctional folylpolyglutamate synthase/dihydrofolate synthase, encoding MIATTYQELLDWLFALEARKGMDFKLERVELVLQGLGHPERKYPVIHIAGTNGKGSVAAMLHAMAGAAGLRAGLYTSPHLVRFTERIRVGEAEICPEEVVRLARDVHRAATLRGIDLTFFEFTTVLAFQYFADCEVPLAVIETGLGGRLDATNVVVPEVAVITSIGFDHQEFLGRSLASIAAEKAGIIKPGVPVVVGRVPPEAEVVILQRARAQGARVWRAGTDFDWSGTDRCWSFRGPRGELTNVTLALRGWHQCGNAAVAVAAAQALPEALQWSPYVWRAGLEGVHWPGRLEVVGENPLVILDGAHNLDGVRALLTALPECTQGRRVHLLFGVMADKDWPEMVELLAPHVASVIVTRPLPRRSADPERVASVWRERTQVRVEEDPRRAFEGLLATVDPGDAILVTGSLFLVGAVRSLTAVGERAWEGLANARAGV
- the trpB gene encoding tryptophan synthase subunit beta, which produces MQNLPDRRGHFGIFGGRYVAETLMPALIELERAYRRIARDRSFRQELQAYLRDYAGRETPLYFAERLTAKLGGAKIYLKREDLCHTGSHKINNALGQALLARRMGKQRLIAETGAGQHGVATATVAALLGFPCEVFMGSGDVQRQSLNVFRMKLLGAQVRAVSAGSATLKDAINEALRDWVTHVETTYYLVGSTMSAHPYPMIVRDFQSVIGKETRRQILRREGRLPDYLIACVGGGSNAMGLFYPFLDDPDVRLVGVEGGGKGLHTGEHAASISAGTIGILHGKKTYILQDEMGQIRPAHSISAGLDYPGVGPEHAYLHFTGRAQYVAVTDDDALEAFQLLSQCEGIIPALESAHAVAYAAKLAPTLARDQIIVVNLSGRGDKDMGTVAQALGVTL